A genomic segment from Treponema sp. Marseille-Q3903 encodes:
- a CDS encoding TfoX/Sxy family protein: MASSKEYLDFILEQLSGLEDITYRAMMGEYIIYYRGKIVGGIYDDRFLVKPVKSAIAYMPNARYELPYDGAKEMLLVDDVDNKEYLTGLFNSMYDGLPTPKPKKLKTLDTTPA; this comes from the coding sequence ATGGCTTCAAGTAAAGAATATTTAGATTTTATTTTAGAACAGTTATCAGGATTGGAAGATATTACTTATCGTGCAATGATGGGTGAATATATAATTTATTATCGTGGAAAAATTGTTGGTGGAATTTATGATGATAGATTTTTAGTTAAGCCTGTTAAATCTGCAATAGCATATATGCCAAATGCAAGGTATGAGTTACCCTATGATGGAGCAAAGGAAATGCTGTTGGTAGATGATGTTGACAATAAAGAATATTTAACAGGGTTATTCAATTCCATGTACGATGGGCTGCCAACACCTAAACCGAAAAAATTAAAAACTCTTGACACAACCCCGGCGTGA